A portion of the Cloacibacillus sp. genome contains these proteins:
- a CDS encoding urocanate hydratase, translating into MHDASGKALELRLEFPNGLPKKPEFEPGIRRAPNRGQVLNDKEVVLALKNALRYIPEEYHKELAPEFLEEYKEHGRIYGYRFRPAGKLYGKPIDEYKGKCTEGKAFQVMIENNLDFDVALYPYELVTYGETGQVCQNWMQYLLIKKYLEVLTADQTLVVQSGHPLGLFRSHPSAPRVILTNGLMVGLFDDPENFRRATALGVANYGQMTAGGWMYIGPQGIVHGTYNTLLNAGRKMFHLPEGKGLAGHLFISSGLGGMSGAQPKAADIAGAASIIAEVDPSRIDTRHSQGWVSKRTTDLAEAFKWAEEAMAAGEALSIAYEGNIVDLLQYALDHDKKVELLSDQTSCHAVYDGGYCPQGVSFEERTRLLGEDKEEFKRLVDKSLKKHFELVKALAARGTYFFDYGNAFMRAVFDAGVKEIALNGENTFEGFIFPSYVEDIMGPLLFDYGYGPFRWCCLSRDPEDLKKTDMAAMDCIDPKRRFQDHDNWVWIRDAEKNQLVVGTQCRILYQDEEGRMKIALKFNEMVRNGEIGPVMIGRDHHDVSGTDSPFRETSNIKDGSNIMGEMAIHCFAGNCARGMSLVALHNGGGVGTGKSINGGFGLVLDGSERIDRTILESMSWDVMSGVARRAWARNDHAIETVETFNAKRSDGHITLPYIADEEYLTELVKTTK; encoded by the coding sequence ATGCATGATGCATCAGGAAAGGCATTAGAACTAAGACTGGAATTTCCGAACGGACTTCCAAAGAAGCCGGAGTTTGAGCCTGGAATAAGAAGAGCGCCGAACCGCGGCCAGGTACTTAACGACAAAGAGGTGGTGCTTGCTCTTAAGAACGCCCTCCGCTATATCCCCGAAGAATACCATAAAGAGCTCGCCCCCGAGTTCCTCGAAGAATACAAGGAACACGGACGCATCTATGGTTATCGCTTCCGTCCCGCCGGTAAACTTTACGGAAAGCCTATTGACGAATACAAGGGCAAATGCACCGAAGGCAAGGCCTTCCAGGTAATGATCGAAAACAACCTCGACTTCGACGTGGCCCTCTATCCCTACGAGCTGGTCACATACGGCGAGACGGGGCAGGTATGTCAGAACTGGATGCAGTACCTCCTCATCAAAAAGTATCTTGAAGTGCTCACAGCGGACCAAACGCTGGTAGTACAGTCGGGGCATCCGCTCGGACTCTTCCGCTCGCATCCCTCCGCTCCGCGCGTCATCCTCACAAACGGACTGATGGTCGGCCTCTTTGACGACCCCGAAAACTTCCGCCGCGCGACCGCTCTTGGCGTCGCGAACTACGGACAGATGACAGCCGGCGGCTGGATGTACATCGGGCCTCAGGGCATCGTTCACGGAACATACAACACGCTGCTCAACGCCGGCCGCAAGATGTTCCATCTTCCAGAAGGCAAGGGCCTCGCGGGACATCTCTTCATCTCCTCTGGACTGGGCGGCATGAGCGGCGCGCAGCCCAAGGCCGCGGACATCGCGGGAGCAGCCTCGATAATAGCCGAGGTAGACCCGTCACGCATTGATACGCGCCACAGCCAGGGCTGGGTCAGCAAAAGAACGACGGACCTCGCGGAGGCCTTCAAATGGGCCGAAGAGGCGATGGCCGCGGGCGAAGCGCTCTCGATAGCCTACGAAGGCAACATCGTGGACCTGCTCCAGTACGCGCTTGACCACGACAAGAAGGTCGAACTTCTCTCCGACCAGACCTCCTGCCACGCCGTATACGACGGCGGCTACTGCCCGCAGGGCGTCTCATTTGAAGAGAGGACGCGCCTCCTCGGCGAAGACAAAGAAGAATTCAAACGTCTCGTAGACAAGTCGCTGAAAAAGCATTTTGAACTCGTCAAGGCTCTCGCTGCGAGGGGCACATACTTCTTCGACTACGGCAACGCCTTCATGCGCGCGGTCTTCGACGCTGGCGTGAAAGAAATAGCGCTGAACGGCGAAAACACCTTTGAAGGCTTCATCTTCCCCTCATACGTAGAAGATATAATGGGCCCGCTGCTCTTTGACTACGGCTACGGCCCCTTCCGCTGGTGCTGCCTCTCCCGCGACCCCGAGGATCTCAAAAAGACCGACATGGCCGCTATGGACTGCATCGACCCGAAGCGCCGTTTCCAGGACCACGACAACTGGGTCTGGATCCGCGACGCCGAGAAGAACCAGCTCGTAGTAGGCACACAGTGCCGCATCCTCTATCAGGATGAAGAGGGCCGCATGAAGATAGCTCTCAAATTCAACGAAATGGTGAGAAATGGCGAGATCGGCCCCGTAATGATCGGCCGCGACCACCACGACGTATCCGGCACAGACTCGCCCTTCCGTGAGACATCAAACATCAAAGACGGAAGCAACATCATGGGCGAAATGGCCATCCACTGCTTCGCTGGAAACTGCGCACGCGGCATGAGCCTCGTAGCGCTGCACAACGGCGGCGGAGTAGGCACCGGCAAATCAATCAACGGCGGCTTCGGCCTCGTCCTTGACGGAAGCGAGAGAATAGACCGCACCATACTTGAGTCAATGAGCTGGGACGTCATGAGCGGAGTCGCGCGCCGCGCCTGGGCGCGTAACGACCACGCCATCGAAACGGTAGAGACCTTCAACGCAAAACGCAGCGACGGCCACATCACGCTCCCATATATTGCTGACGAAGAATACTTGACGGAGCTCGTAAAGACGACAAAGTAA
- the ftcD gene encoding glutamate formimidoyltransferase, whose translation MAMQLIECVPNFSEGRRQNVIDEIVNCFKGKRGVYLLDHRADEDHNRLVISLVGAPGPIQDALIEAAKIAEKNIDMNAHQGGHPRIGAVDVVPFTPIKGISMEECIKLAHDFGERYYKETGIPVYFYEDAARIPERKRLEVIRKGQYEVLKDEAKTNPDRKPDVGEASLHATAGATVIGARKFLVAYNVNLNTPDVNIAKNIAKAVRSSSGGFSCVKGIGLALEERGITQVSMNLVDYEKNSLYRVLETIRMEAKRYGVEVLETEVYGMIPVNAILESAAYYLQIAGFDPEQVLELRLLELMGEKAE comes from the coding sequence ATGGCAATGCAGTTGATAGAATGTGTCCCCAATTTCAGTGAGGGCAGAAGACAGAACGTTATTGACGAAATAGTGAACTGCTTTAAGGGCAAACGCGGAGTGTACCTTCTTGATCACCGCGCGGACGAGGATCACAACCGTCTCGTGATCAGCCTTGTAGGAGCGCCGGGCCCCATTCAGGACGCCCTCATCGAAGCGGCTAAGATCGCGGAGAAAAATATAGATATGAACGCGCATCAGGGCGGACATCCGCGCATCGGCGCGGTGGACGTCGTTCCGTTCACTCCCATCAAAGGCATCTCAATGGAAGAGTGCATCAAGCTCGCGCATGATTTCGGCGAACGTTATTACAAAGAAACAGGCATCCCCGTCTATTTCTACGAGGACGCCGCGCGTATCCCTGAGAGAAAACGCCTTGAAGTGATCCGCAAGGGTCAGTACGAGGTGCTCAAAGACGAAGCGAAGACCAATCCCGACCGCAAGCCCGATGTAGGCGAAGCCAGCCTCCACGCGACAGCCGGCGCCACGGTCATCGGCGCGCGCAAGTTCCTCGTAGCCTACAACGTCAATCTCAACACGCCGGACGTCAACATCGCCAAGAACATCGCAAAGGCCGTCCGCTCGTCGTCAGGCGGCTTTAGCTGCGTGAAGGGCATCGGGCTTGCGCTTGAAGAGCGCGGCATCACACAGGTGAGCATGAACCTCGTCGACTATGAAAAGAACTCCCTCTACAGAGTGCTTGAAACGATACGCATGGAAGCAAAGCGCTACGGCGTCGAAGTGCTTGAGACAGAAGTCTACGGCATGATCCCCGTAAACGCGATACTTGAAAGCGCCGCCTACTATTTGCAGATCGCTGGCTTCGACCCGGAGCAGGTGCTTGAGCTCCGTCTTCTTGAGCTTATGGGAGAAAAGGCTGAATAG
- the hutH gene encoding histidine ammonia-lyase codes for MSTVVLNGKSLTLQDVVNVARKGYKIEIAPEAKEQIKECAQAVLNWVQEGRVVYGITTGFGDLASVSIPEDKCRTLQENLLLSHACGMGEPYAEDVVRAIMLLRINTLSRGYSGISLNTLQQMVDYLNKGIIPVVPTQGSVGASGDLCPLSHIAITLIGHGDVFYKGERMHVTEALKKEGMTPVQLQPKEGLALNNGTTVMNAVAALCVADAEIMMKNADIAASMSAEALHAVPYAFDKRTHELRPHVGQGVVAENMRRLIEGSEIVEHFKKDRVQDAYSLRCLPQVNGSCRDALGYVKEKVEIEINSVTDNPIVFFKDGDVISGGNFHGEPLAMVMDFFGIAVAEFASIAERRVARMVDHKLSDLPPFLVSDSGVNSGFMIPQYTAAALVSENKVLAHPSVVDSIPTSANQEDHVSMGGYSARKARQILDNTNKVIAIEYVNAAQGMDFRAPLKPGKGSEAAFKEFRKHIPFYEKDQYMQPLLLKSLELVEAGTIVEAVEEKIGALK; via the coding sequence ATGTCAACGGTAGTGCTCAACGGTAAATCACTGACCCTTCAGGATGTAGTCAACGTAGCGCGCAAAGGTTATAAGATAGAGATAGCGCCGGAGGCCAAAGAACAGATCAAGGAATGCGCTCAGGCAGTCCTCAACTGGGTGCAGGAAGGCCGCGTCGTATACGGCATCACAACTGGCTTCGGCGACCTTGCCTCCGTCAGCATCCCTGAGGACAAGTGCCGCACGCTTCAGGAGAACCTGCTTCTTTCGCACGCCTGCGGCATGGGCGAACCATACGCCGAAGACGTCGTCCGCGCGATTATGCTTCTTCGCATCAACACCCTCTCACGCGGTTATTCCGGAATCAGCCTCAACACGCTCCAGCAGATGGTGGACTATCTCAATAAAGGCATCATTCCAGTCGTTCCTACACAGGGTTCCGTCGGCGCAAGCGGCGACCTCTGCCCTCTTTCACATATCGCCATCACCCTGATAGGACACGGCGACGTCTTCTACAAGGGCGAGCGTATGCACGTCACGGAAGCTCTGAAAAAAGAGGGCATGACGCCGGTACAGCTCCAGCCCAAAGAGGGCCTCGCGCTGAACAACGGCACAACTGTCATGAACGCGGTCGCCGCGCTTTGCGTGGCTGACGCGGAGATCATGATGAAGAACGCCGACATCGCGGCCTCAATGTCCGCGGAAGCGCTCCACGCCGTGCCCTACGCATTCGACAAGAGAACGCACGAGCTTCGTCCGCACGTCGGACAGGGCGTCGTTGCGGAGAATATGCGCCGCCTCATCGAAGGCAGCGAGATAGTCGAACATTTCAAGAAAGACCGCGTACAGGACGCCTACTCGCTGCGCTGCCTGCCGCAGGTCAACGGCTCATGCCGCGACGCTCTGGGCTACGTAAAAGAGAAGGTCGAAATAGAGATAAACTCCGTTACGGACAACCCGATAGTCTTCTTTAAGGACGGCGACGTCATAAGCGGCGGCAACTTCCACGGCGAGCCTCTTGCCATGGTGATGGACTTCTTCGGCATTGCAGTCGCGGAATTTGCGAGCATAGCGGAACGCCGCGTGGCGCGCATGGTTGACCATAAGCTTTCCGACCTGCCCCCGTTCCTCGTCTCCGACAGCGGCGTCAACAGCGGCTTCATGATCCCGCAGTACACGGCGGCGGCTCTCGTCTCTGAGAACAAAGTGCTCGCGCATCCCTCGGTCGTCGATTCCATCCCGACTTCCGCAAACCAGGAGGACCACGTTTCCATGGGCGGCTACAGCGCGCGCAAGGCACGCCAGATATTGGACAACACAAACAAGGTCATAGCTATCGAGTACGTCAACGCGGCTCAGGGAATGGACTTCCGCGCCCCGCTGAAACCGGGCAAAGGCTCAGAGGCCGCCTTCAAAGAATTCCGCAAACATATCCCCTTCTACGAAAAGGACCAGTACATGCAGCCGCTTCTTCTGAAGTCGCTTGAACTTGTCGAGGCCGGGACCATCGTAGAGGCGGTCGAGGAAAAGATCGGCGCGCTTAAATAG
- a CDS encoding cyclodeaminase/cyclohydrolase family protein: MKFEEMTVGAFIDELASNSPAPGGGSVAALCGSLASGLTSMVGNLTIGKEKYKDNWDTMQQVFDASEKLRADFVKLMNDDTESFNVFMAAMKMPKDTDEEKAARKTAMAEATKTATEVPLLTLETCAEAAKLAFEAASFGNPNAASDAGSAALLADAAGKAASYNVRINLPGVKDEAFAAQCGERMKKALAEIADYSVKTAAKMEEALG, encoded by the coding sequence ATGAAATTTGAAGAAATGACAGTCGGAGCATTTATAGATGAACTTGCCTCAAACTCGCCGGCCCCCGGCGGCGGAAGCGTAGCCGCGCTCTGCGGCTCACTCGCCTCAGGCCTCACTTCAATGGTGGGGAACCTCACGATAGGCAAAGAAAAATACAAGGACAACTGGGATACGATGCAGCAGGTCTTCGACGCAAGCGAGAAGCTGCGCGCCGACTTCGTGAAACTGATGAACGACGACACAGAGTCCTTCAACGTCTTCATGGCGGCAATGAAGATGCCCAAAGACACAGACGAAGAAAAGGCGGCAAGAAAGACCGCGATGGCAGAGGCCACAAAGACGGCGACGGAGGTTCCCCTGCTTACGCTTGAGACCTGCGCAGAAGCCGCGAAGCTCGCTTTTGAAGCGGCCTCTTTCGGCAACCCGAACGCCGCAAGCGACGCCGGAAGCGCTGCGCTGCTCGCCGACGCCGCAGGCAAAGCCGCCTCATACAACGTCCGCATCAACCTCCCCGGAGTAAAAGACGAAGCCTTCGCCGCACAGTGCGGCGAGCGCATGAAAAAGGCGCTCGCCGAAATTGCCGACTACTCCGTAAAGACCGCGGCAAAAATGGAAGAGGCGCTGGGCTAG
- the hutI gene encoding imidazolonepropionase has product MKKLYRNMRLFTPVDNGKPLAGAEQSKVKEIKNAAMLVSNGLIEKVGPEEEVLKGLDRAEICFEKDFGGACVIPGFVDPHTHLCFAKRREDEFGMRLAGRPYLEILKAGGGILASVNAVKAATEEELFNATKRLAMSALKKGTTTIEIKSGYGLSLDLELKMLEVIKRIGAETPLDVIPTFMGAHAVPQAYKDCPDKFLDEVLVNEMLPKVKAQGIAEFCDVFCEEGVFSVDQSRRLLTAAKALGFDTKIHADEVHDTGGAGLAAELATRSAEHLLAASEENLRAMGKAGTIAVLLPATAYSLKKPYAKGRDMVDWGVPVAMATDCNPGSCFCESVPFIFGLGVMNMDLSVEEALVATTLNAAYAVNRASKVGSLEAGKQADFLVLDGAAPTTLAYHAGSTSVEEVYKLGEKVA; this is encoded by the coding sequence ATGAAAAAACTTTACAGGAACATGCGGCTGTTCACTCCTGTAGACAACGGCAAGCCCTTGGCCGGAGCGGAACAGTCGAAAGTAAAAGAGATAAAGAATGCCGCTATGCTGGTCTCAAACGGCCTCATCGAAAAGGTCGGCCCAGAGGAAGAGGTGCTTAAAGGCCTCGACCGCGCTGAGATATGCTTTGAAAAGGATTTCGGCGGAGCCTGCGTCATTCCCGGCTTCGTCGACCCGCACACCCACCTCTGCTTTGCGAAGCGCCGCGAAGATGAGTTCGGTATGCGCCTCGCCGGACGTCCCTACCTTGAGATACTCAAAGCTGGCGGCGGCATCCTGGCCTCCGTCAACGCGGTGAAGGCGGCGACAGAAGAGGAGCTTTTCAACGCTACTAAGCGTCTTGCCATGTCGGCTCTCAAAAAGGGAACTACGACCATTGAGATAAAGAGCGGCTACGGACTTTCGCTTGACCTTGAGCTTAAGATGCTTGAAGTCATCAAAAGAATCGGCGCAGAGACTCCGCTTGACGTCATTCCGACCTTCATGGGAGCGCACGCCGTGCCGCAGGCATACAAAGACTGCCCAGATAAATTCCTGGACGAGGTGCTTGTAAACGAGATGCTGCCCAAAGTGAAGGCGCAGGGCATAGCGGAATTCTGCGACGTCTTCTGCGAAGAGGGTGTATTCTCCGTAGATCAGAGCCGCAGACTGCTTACGGCCGCGAAGGCTCTTGGCTTCGACACGAAGATACACGCGGACGAAGTGCACGACACCGGCGGCGCTGGCCTCGCGGCTGAACTTGCCACAAGATCCGCAGAACATCTTCTTGCGGCGAGCGAGGAAAATCTTCGCGCTATGGGCAAGGCCGGAACGATAGCGGTGCTCTTGCCAGCTACGGCCTACAGCCTCAAGAAGCCCTATGCCAAGGGCCGCGATATGGTGGACTGGGGAGTGCCTGTAGCTATGGCTACGGACTGCAACCCCGGCTCCTGCTTCTGCGAATCAGTGCCGTTCATCTTCGGCCTCGGCGTAATGAACATGGACCTCTCCGTTGAGGAGGCGCTTGTGGCCACCACGCTGAACGCGGCCTACGCGGTCAACCGCGCCTCAAAGGTCGGCAGCCTCGAAGCCGGAAAACAGGCGGACTTCCTCGTCCTTGACGGAGCCGCGCCCACGACGCTCGCCTACCACGCAGGCAGCACCTCCGTCGAAGAGGTCTACAAGCTCGGAGAAAAAGTGGCGTAA